One Setaria italica strain Yugu1 chromosome I, Setaria_italica_v2.0, whole genome shotgun sequence DNA window includes the following coding sequences:
- the LOC101769787 gene encoding uncharacterized protein LOC101769787, with protein sequence MVVPEAVALEIPAAAEEGSPPPAARVPPRIRRRLLRAREGGGTAPTAEEIEAKLREAHLRRQQFHETLSSKARRSIRSPSGSSQKEDRGQLLEAKLVAAKQKRLSLLAKEQSRLAKLDELRQAAKNNAETRFEREREELGMRVESRVRQAEKNRMELLHARLQRQAALEERTKKFFVQRLTWENKYRERVRSAILQKRTAAEKRRSGLLESEKRQAQGRLLQVQLAAKTASSQRETERSKLKEQLEDKLQRAKQQRVEYLKQRGSPYGSIRSSSVKSGEFLSRKLARCWRRFITSRKTTVVLARAFDSLGINQQSVVSMPFEELAICIESPTVLQTTKALLDRLESRFVLSQSFSSSKPENIDHLLKHLGSPKRRILPSSAGRSKVTPKKAVRNNDSSKVPRYSQRIALCAYMILGHPKSVLSGQGEREKLLMDSATNFVKEFELLVKTILDALDGACILKQSELDVASPGCSSYEESSSIVADRKKFRTQLVAFDKAWCAYLYHFVVWKAKDAESLEEDLIRAACRLELSMIQTCKITNEGQSDNFRGNLKAIQKQVAEDQKLLRERIQHLGGEAGIERMESALSETRSKFFQAKEGTSSIATTVANIASPSVACSPGQSTVSEIRENSNMDAEKTNRVVNCLFGSSSSPSDSSKGGKLTLSCAVPEKMPTENEQIVNEILHGIHGSFADISDGTGTVEGDFKAKVKETMEKAFWDVVEDSMRGDMPDYSYLVSLVKEVKEALQELAPTGWKEEISENINLEILTQLLASGSQDRQYLGQILQYSLNKLRKLSSPAKEDEMKESHDKLLGDLIEDPESNFGDPNSFVVSVMKGLRFTMGELKALKAEVSRARIQLLEPIIKGSGGVEYLQKSFADRYGSPSDALASLPSTACWISSVKDIVEEQWNEHVSSLSILPAANHVQPLVATLRTGLAVPGHLQSAISAAGSTELPECTGEGLGRLIRIGLLQLISSTEGLQSQTVPETFMLNWMRLRSVQSKFQQVIVIATSMLVMHQVLVNENPNISPPELENVTLELFNMLTSLLDNFVDVGTEKIIEAMMHSSTSTSSSSNKMIETRKQILTRVFLKSLQTDDTVFKKVSQSVYCAFRAVTLGGSGEKGRKLADASLRRIGATKLTERVVKAAEVLMKAAMVSEQVHGPWYRQLL encoded by the exons ATGGTGGtgccggaggcggtggcgctggagataccggcagcggcggaggaggggtcgccgccgcctgccgccagGGTGCCGCCGAGGATCAGGCGGAGGCTCCTCCGGGCGCGGGAAGGCGGAGGCACGGCGCCGACGGCCGAGGAGATCGAGGCCAAGCTCCGCGAGGCGCATCTCCGGAGGCAG CAATTCCACGAGACACTGTCCTCCAAAGCAAGGCGCTCAATTAGGAGCCCTTCAGGGTCATCTCAGAAGGAGGATCGTGGGCAGCTCCTGGAAGCAAAGCTTGTGGCCGCCAAGCAGAAGAG GTTGAGCCTCTTGGCAAAGGAACAGAGCCGGTTGGCTAAGCTGGATGAGCTGCGACAGGCTGCTAAAAATAATGCTGAGACGAGGTTTGAGAGGGAAAGGGAAGAACTTGGAATGAGAGTTGAATCGCGGGTTCGGCAGGCTGAGAAGAACCGTATGGAACTCCTGCATGCACGTTTGCAGAGGCAGGCTGCATTGGAGGAGAGGACAAAAAAGTTCTTTGTGCAAAGACTGACTTGGGAGAACAAGTACAGGGAGCGTGTACGTTCTGCAATCCTGCAGAAGCGTACTGCTGCGGAGAAGAGGCGATCAGGGCTGCTGGAATCTGAGAAAAGACAGGCGCAGGGTAGGCTCTTGCAGGTCCAACTTGCTGCCAAGACTGCCTCTAGCCAGAGAGAAACAGAGAGGAGCAAGTTAAAAGAGCAATTAGAAGACAAACTTCAGAGG GCAAAGCAACAGAGGGTTGAGTATTTGAAGCAGCGAGGAAGTCCTTATGGCTCTATACGCAGCAGTTCGGTTAAAAGTGGAGAATTTCTTTCAAGAAAACTGGCAAG ATGCTGGAGAAGATTCATAACTTCTAGGAAAACAACAGTGGTGTTGGCTAGGGCGTTCGACTCGCTGGGGATAAATCAGCAATCTGTTGTGTCTATGCCATTTGAAGAATTAGCTATATGCATTGAATCTCCCACAGTCCTTCAGACCACTAAGGCGTTGCTTGATCGGTTGGAGAGTCGTTTTGTTCTCTCTCAGTCATTTAGTTCATCAAAACCAGAAAATATTGACCATCTTCTAAAGCACCTAGGATCGCCGAAAAGGAGGATCCTCCCAAGCAGTGCAGGAAGAAGTAAAGTAACGCCCAAAAAGGCAGTTAGAAATAATGACTCTAGCAAGGTGCCTAGATATTCGCAAAGGATTGCACTTTGTGCGTACATGATACTAGGTCATCCAAAATCTGTTCTTAGTGGACAAGGTGAGCGAGAGAAATTGCTTATGGACTCAGCAACAAACTTTGTGAAGGAATTTGAACTGCTGGTTAAAACAATACTCGATGCCTTAGACGGTGCATGCATATTGAAGCAGTCAGAGCTAGATGTTGCCTCTCCTGGATGTTCTAGTTATGAGGAGTCCTCTTCCATTGTTGCTGATCGAAAGAAATTCAGAACTCAATTGGTTGCCTTTGACAAAGCCTGGTGTGCTTATCTTTATCATTTTGTGGTGTGGAAAGCAAAAGATGCTGAATCACTAGAGGAAGATCTTATTAGAGCTGCATGCAGGCTTGAACTGTCAATGATCCAAACATGCAAAATAACTAATGAAGGGCAATCAGATAACTTTCGTGGTAATTTGAAAGCCATTCAGAAACAG GTTGCAGAAGACCAGAAACTTTTAAGGGAGAGGATTCAACACCTGGGTGGTGAAGCTGGTATTGAAAGAATGGAATCTGCTTTATCCGAAACAAGGTCAAAGTTCTTTCAAGCAAAGGAGGGCACGAGCTCCATTGCAACTACAGTTGCAAATATAGCATCTCCTTCAGTTGCATGTTCTCCCGGACAGTCTACTGTTTCTGAAATTAGGGAGAATTCTAACATGGATGCTGAAAAGACAAATCGAGTTGTCAACTGTCTGTTTGGGTCTTCCTCATCACCATCTGACAGCAGCAAAGGAGGCAAGCTCACACTGAGCTGTGCAGTGCCAGAAAAAATGCCAACTGAAAATGAACAAATAGTCAATGAGATACTTCATGGCATCCATGGCTCTTTTGCTGACATCTCTGATGGTACTGGTACTGTTGAAGGCGATTTCAAG GCAAAAGTCAAGGAAACAATGGAGAAAGCTTTCTGGGATGTGGTTGAGGACTCGATGAGAGGAGACATGCCAGACTACAGTTATCTGGTCAGCCTGGTAAAGGAAGTCAAGGAAGCATTGCAAGAGTTAGCTCCTACAGGGTGGAAAGAAGAAATAAGTGAAAATATTAACCTTGAAATTTTGACCCAG TTACTTGCGTCAGGCTCCCAGGACAGACAGTATCTAGGACAAATTTTGCAGTACTCTCTGAATAAGCTGCGAAAACTATCTTCTCCTGcaaaggaagatgagatgaaggAGAGTCATGATAAATTGTTGGGAGACCTGATTGAAGACCCTGAATCTAATTTTGGAGATCCAAATTCATTTGTTGTTTCTGTCATGAAGGGTTTGCGCTTCACTATGGGAGAATTAAAG GCTCTAAAGGCTGAAGTCAGTAGAGCACGCATCCAACTATTGGAACCAATCATCAAGGGATCAGGTGGAGTGGAGTATCTGCAGAAGTCTTTTGCCGATCGTTATGGCTCCCCTTCTGATGCGTTAGCTTCTCTCCCTTCAACTGCCTGTTGGATTTCATCCGTGAAAGATATTGTGGAAGAACAGTGGAATGAACATGTCAGCTCGCTATCAATTCTACCAGCAGCAAACCAT GTCCAGCCACTTGTTGCCACTCTCCGAACTGGGCTTGCAGTTCCAGGTCATCTACAATCTGCGATATCTGCAGCAg GCAGTACAGAGCTACCAGAATGCACAGGAGAAGGACTTGGCAGGTTAATAAGGATCGGGTTATTGCAACTCATCAGCAGCACGGAGGGTCTGCAAAGCCAGACAGTTCCTGAGACCTTTATGCTCAATTGGATGAGGTTGCGGTCTGTTCAGAGTAAATTCCAACAAGTGATTGTGATAGCAACAAG CATGCTTGTCATGCATCAGGTCTTAGTGAATGAGAACCCGAATATATCTCCTCCAGAACTGGAGAATGTAACCTTGGAACTATTCAACATGCTCACCAGTCTACTAGACAACTTTGTAGATGTTGGTACTGAAAAGATCATTGAGGCGATGATGCATTCATCAACCTCAACGAGCTCTTCGTCAAACAAAATGATTGAGACCAGGAAGCAGATTTTGACTAGGGTCTTCCTTAAAAGCCTCCAGACCGATGACACTGTCTTCAAGAAGGTCTCTCAGTCCGTGTACTGTGCGTTCCGGGCAGTCACCCTGGGTGGCAGTGGGGAGAAAGGCAGGAAGCTGGCCGATGCATCCCTGAGGCGCATCGGGGCAACAAAACTCACTGAGCGAGTAGTGAAGGCAGCTGAAGTGCTTATGAAAGCAGCAATGGTGTCAGAACAGGTCCATGGCCCGTGGTATAGGCAGTTGTTGTGA
- the LOC101770458 gene encoding tubulin-folding cofactor C isoform X2, which yields MMSIALLSMYSASIWQGYILEEKMRQQSVTDKVKLEEPNISHCAGGGMEPEPQQPKATGGGGHRKHLVMLERLSKRSSSSSSAAAGASSDSTSASPVEAFLTRFAAAKLAAESALSACRASSPEGDAAASLAAAAAAIDDLDRLVAESSHALPPYELRSALATAADLRAAHRAAASEIRPKKSFSFRNKSRAPKNPPQDPATVPQPQPPPPEQPKPSIDAILPGFGFRGRNGATLVKDLRVSNDKDGDFTLADLVSCEVYLKGTCRALYVHKLRDCRVFVGAVLGSVLIEDVEGCTFVMAAHQIRIHEAKATDFYLRVRSRPIIEDCSGVRFAPHALEYDGIDEDLKESGLEEETGNWANVDDFKWLRAVQSPNWCLVPEEERLQIVDISEVHEQEDDS from the exons ATGATGTCGATAGCTTTGTTATCGATGTATTCCGCTTCTATTTGGCAGGGTTATATTCTTGAAGAGAAAATGAGGCAACAATCGGTGACAGACAAAGTGAAGTTGGAAGAACCAAACATCAGTCATTG cgccggcggcgggatggaGCCGGAGCCCCAACAGCCAaaggccaccggcggcgggggccaccGCAAGCACCTGGTCATGCTCGAGCGCCTCTCCAAgcgctcatcctcctcctcctccgccgccgctggcgcttCCTCGGACTCCACCAGCGCCTCCCCCGTCGAGGCCTTCCTCAcccgcttcgccgccgccaagctCGCCGCGGAGTCGGCGCTATCCGCCTGTCGTGCATCCTCGCCCGAAGGCGACGCGGCCGCCTCcctggccgctgccgcggccgccatcGATGACCTCGACCGCCTCGTCGCGGAGTCGTCGCACGCGCTGCCCCCATACGAGCTGCGATccgccctcgccaccgccgccgacctccgcgcGGCACACAGGGCGGCTGCCTCTGAGATCCGCCCCAAGAAGTCATTCTCGTTCAGGAACAAGAGCAGGGCCCCGAAGAACCCGCCTCAAGATCCTGCCACCGTACCACAAccacagccgccgcctccggagcAGCCGAAGCCCAGTATTGACGCGATCCTACCAGGGTTCGGGTTCCGGGGCAGGAATGGCGCCACCTTGGTGAAGGATCTGCGAGTCTCCAACGACAAGGATGGGGATTTCACGCTCGCGGATTTGGTTTCCTGCGAGGTCTATCTCAAGGGCACATGCCGGGCGCTTTATGTCCACAAGCTGAGAGATTGCCGTGTGTTCGTCGGTGCTGTTCTTGGCTCGGTGCTCATAGAGGATGTCGAAGGTTGCACTTTTGTAATGGCAGCACACCAGATCAGGATTCATGAGGCGAAGGCGACGGATTTCTACCTGCGGGTGAGGAGCAGGCCGATCATTGAGGATTGCAGTGGTGTGAGGTTTGCACCACATGCTTTGGAGTATGATGGGATTGATGAGGATTTGAAGGAGTCCGGGCTCGAGGAGGAGACTGGTAATTGGGCTAATGTGGATGACTTCAAGTGGCTCAGGGCAGTGCAGTCACCGAATTGGTGTTTGGTTCCAGAGGAAGAGCGGCTGCAGATTGTCGACATTTCAGAGGTTCACGAACAGGAGGATGATAGCTGA
- the LOC101770458 gene encoding tubulin-folding cofactor C isoform X3 — translation MRQQSVTDKVKLEEPNISHWYASVHPFFVYFIAYHLHIFISSAGGGMEPEPQQPKATGGGGHRKHLVMLERLSKRSSSSSSAAAGASSDSTSASPVEAFLTRFAAAKLAAESALSACRASSPEGDAAASLAAAAAAIDDLDRLVAESSHALPPYELRSALATAADLRAAHRAAASEIRPKKSFSFRNKSRAPKNPPQDPATVPQPQPPPPEQPKPSIDAILPGFGFRGRNGATLVKDLRVSNDKDGDFTLADLVSCEVYLKGTCRALYVHKLRDCRVFVGAVLGSVLIEDVEGCTFVMAAHQIRIHEAKATDFYLRVRSRPIIEDCSGVRFAPHALEYDGIDEDLKESGLEEETGNWANVDDFKWLRAVQSPNWCLVPEEERLQIVDISEVHEQEDDS, via the coding sequence ATGAGGCAACAATCGGTGACAGACAAAGTGAAGTTGGAAGAACCAAACATCAGTCATTGGTATGCTTCAGTACACCCATTTTTTGTTTACTTCATTGCTTACCACCTGCATATCTTCATttccagcgccggcggcgggatggaGCCGGAGCCCCAACAGCCAaaggccaccggcggcgggggccaccGCAAGCACCTGGTCATGCTCGAGCGCCTCTCCAAgcgctcatcctcctcctcctccgccgccgctggcgcttCCTCGGACTCCACCAGCGCCTCCCCCGTCGAGGCCTTCCTCAcccgcttcgccgccgccaagctCGCCGCGGAGTCGGCGCTATCCGCCTGTCGTGCATCCTCGCCCGAAGGCGACGCGGCCGCCTCcctggccgctgccgcggccgccatcGATGACCTCGACCGCCTCGTCGCGGAGTCGTCGCACGCGCTGCCCCCATACGAGCTGCGATccgccctcgccaccgccgccgacctccgcgcGGCACACAGGGCGGCTGCCTCTGAGATCCGCCCCAAGAAGTCATTCTCGTTCAGGAACAAGAGCAGGGCCCCGAAGAACCCGCCTCAAGATCCTGCCACCGTACCACAAccacagccgccgcctccggagcAGCCGAAGCCCAGTATTGACGCGATCCTACCAGGGTTCGGGTTCCGGGGCAGGAATGGCGCCACCTTGGTGAAGGATCTGCGAGTCTCCAACGACAAGGATGGGGATTTCACGCTCGCGGATTTGGTTTCCTGCGAGGTCTATCTCAAGGGCACATGCCGGGCGCTTTATGTCCACAAGCTGAGAGATTGCCGTGTGTTCGTCGGTGCTGTTCTTGGCTCGGTGCTCATAGAGGATGTCGAAGGTTGCACTTTTGTAATGGCAGCACACCAGATCAGGATTCATGAGGCGAAGGCGACGGATTTCTACCTGCGGGTGAGGAGCAGGCCGATCATTGAGGATTGCAGTGGTGTGAGGTTTGCACCACATGCTTTGGAGTATGATGGGATTGATGAGGATTTGAAGGAGTCCGGGCTCGAGGAGGAGACTGGTAATTGGGCTAATGTGGATGACTTCAAGTGGCTCAGGGCAGTGCAGTCACCGAATTGGTGTTTGGTTCCAGAGGAAGAGCGGCTGCAGATTGTCGACATTTCAGAGGTTCACGAACAGGAGGATGATAGCTGA
- the LOC101770458 gene encoding tubulin-folding cofactor C isoform X1 encodes MMSIALLSMYSASIWQGYILEEKMRQQSVTDKVKLEEPNISHWYASVHPFFVYFIAYHLHIFISSAGGGMEPEPQQPKATGGGGHRKHLVMLERLSKRSSSSSSAAAGASSDSTSASPVEAFLTRFAAAKLAAESALSACRASSPEGDAAASLAAAAAAIDDLDRLVAESSHALPPYELRSALATAADLRAAHRAAASEIRPKKSFSFRNKSRAPKNPPQDPATVPQPQPPPPEQPKPSIDAILPGFGFRGRNGATLVKDLRVSNDKDGDFTLADLVSCEVYLKGTCRALYVHKLRDCRVFVGAVLGSVLIEDVEGCTFVMAAHQIRIHEAKATDFYLRVRSRPIIEDCSGVRFAPHALEYDGIDEDLKESGLEEETGNWANVDDFKWLRAVQSPNWCLVPEEERLQIVDISEVHEQEDDS; translated from the coding sequence ATGATGTCGATAGCTTTGTTATCGATGTATTCCGCTTCTATTTGGCAGGGTTATATTCTTGAAGAGAAAATGAGGCAACAATCGGTGACAGACAAAGTGAAGTTGGAAGAACCAAACATCAGTCATTGGTATGCTTCAGTACACCCATTTTTTGTTTACTTCATTGCTTACCACCTGCATATCTTCATttccagcgccggcggcgggatggaGCCGGAGCCCCAACAGCCAaaggccaccggcggcgggggccaccGCAAGCACCTGGTCATGCTCGAGCGCCTCTCCAAgcgctcatcctcctcctcctccgccgccgctggcgcttCCTCGGACTCCACCAGCGCCTCCCCCGTCGAGGCCTTCCTCAcccgcttcgccgccgccaagctCGCCGCGGAGTCGGCGCTATCCGCCTGTCGTGCATCCTCGCCCGAAGGCGACGCGGCCGCCTCcctggccgctgccgcggccgccatcGATGACCTCGACCGCCTCGTCGCGGAGTCGTCGCACGCGCTGCCCCCATACGAGCTGCGATccgccctcgccaccgccgccgacctccgcgcGGCACACAGGGCGGCTGCCTCTGAGATCCGCCCCAAGAAGTCATTCTCGTTCAGGAACAAGAGCAGGGCCCCGAAGAACCCGCCTCAAGATCCTGCCACCGTACCACAAccacagccgccgcctccggagcAGCCGAAGCCCAGTATTGACGCGATCCTACCAGGGTTCGGGTTCCGGGGCAGGAATGGCGCCACCTTGGTGAAGGATCTGCGAGTCTCCAACGACAAGGATGGGGATTTCACGCTCGCGGATTTGGTTTCCTGCGAGGTCTATCTCAAGGGCACATGCCGGGCGCTTTATGTCCACAAGCTGAGAGATTGCCGTGTGTTCGTCGGTGCTGTTCTTGGCTCGGTGCTCATAGAGGATGTCGAAGGTTGCACTTTTGTAATGGCAGCACACCAGATCAGGATTCATGAGGCGAAGGCGACGGATTTCTACCTGCGGGTGAGGAGCAGGCCGATCATTGAGGATTGCAGTGGTGTGAGGTTTGCACCACATGCTTTGGAGTATGATGGGATTGATGAGGATTTGAAGGAGTCCGGGCTCGAGGAGGAGACTGGTAATTGGGCTAATGTGGATGACTTCAAGTGGCTCAGGGCAGTGCAGTCACCGAATTGGTGTTTGGTTCCAGAGGAAGAGCGGCTGCAGATTGTCGACATTTCAGAGGTTCACGAACAGGAGGATGATAGCTGA
- the LOC101770458 gene encoding tubulin-folding cofactor C isoform X4, whose protein sequence is MRQQSVTDKVKLEEPNISHCAGGGMEPEPQQPKATGGGGHRKHLVMLERLSKRSSSSSSAAAGASSDSTSASPVEAFLTRFAAAKLAAESALSACRASSPEGDAAASLAAAAAAIDDLDRLVAESSHALPPYELRSALATAADLRAAHRAAASEIRPKKSFSFRNKSRAPKNPPQDPATVPQPQPPPPEQPKPSIDAILPGFGFRGRNGATLVKDLRVSNDKDGDFTLADLVSCEVYLKGTCRALYVHKLRDCRVFVGAVLGSVLIEDVEGCTFVMAAHQIRIHEAKATDFYLRVRSRPIIEDCSGVRFAPHALEYDGIDEDLKESGLEEETGNWANVDDFKWLRAVQSPNWCLVPEEERLQIVDISEVHEQEDDS, encoded by the exons ATGAGGCAACAATCGGTGACAGACAAAGTGAAGTTGGAAGAACCAAACATCAGTCATTG cgccggcggcgggatggaGCCGGAGCCCCAACAGCCAaaggccaccggcggcgggggccaccGCAAGCACCTGGTCATGCTCGAGCGCCTCTCCAAgcgctcatcctcctcctcctccgccgccgctggcgcttCCTCGGACTCCACCAGCGCCTCCCCCGTCGAGGCCTTCCTCAcccgcttcgccgccgccaagctCGCCGCGGAGTCGGCGCTATCCGCCTGTCGTGCATCCTCGCCCGAAGGCGACGCGGCCGCCTCcctggccgctgccgcggccgccatcGATGACCTCGACCGCCTCGTCGCGGAGTCGTCGCACGCGCTGCCCCCATACGAGCTGCGATccgccctcgccaccgccgccgacctccgcgcGGCACACAGGGCGGCTGCCTCTGAGATCCGCCCCAAGAAGTCATTCTCGTTCAGGAACAAGAGCAGGGCCCCGAAGAACCCGCCTCAAGATCCTGCCACCGTACCACAAccacagccgccgcctccggagcAGCCGAAGCCCAGTATTGACGCGATCCTACCAGGGTTCGGGTTCCGGGGCAGGAATGGCGCCACCTTGGTGAAGGATCTGCGAGTCTCCAACGACAAGGATGGGGATTTCACGCTCGCGGATTTGGTTTCCTGCGAGGTCTATCTCAAGGGCACATGCCGGGCGCTTTATGTCCACAAGCTGAGAGATTGCCGTGTGTTCGTCGGTGCTGTTCTTGGCTCGGTGCTCATAGAGGATGTCGAAGGTTGCACTTTTGTAATGGCAGCACACCAGATCAGGATTCATGAGGCGAAGGCGACGGATTTCTACCTGCGGGTGAGGAGCAGGCCGATCATTGAGGATTGCAGTGGTGTGAGGTTTGCACCACATGCTTTGGAGTATGATGGGATTGATGAGGATTTGAAGGAGTCCGGGCTCGAGGAGGAGACTGGTAATTGGGCTAATGTGGATGACTTCAAGTGGCTCAGGGCAGTGCAGTCACCGAATTGGTGTTTGGTTCCAGAGGAAGAGCGGCTGCAGATTGTCGACATTTCAGAGGTTCACGAACAGGAGGATGATAGCTGA
- the LOC101769108 gene encoding uncharacterized protein LOC101769108 has product MACPAQSMLSASGCIFLRSKPQASLVRGGIIGGVSSSRPFLLSCNASSSPSPSSPPPAPAQEDSDCNEVECAPEKEVGSLSAEWLAEERTRVVGTFPPKKRGWTGLIEKDTAGQTNIYSVEPMVYVAESAISSGAAGTSAEGAENTAAIAAGLVLITVAAASSILIQVSKNQPQVAEVAYNGPPLSYYVAKFQPAPAPAPAETLEAPAPAEAVEASVAAPEAEQLSS; this is encoded by the exons atggcTTGCCCTGCGCAGTCCATGCTCTCCGCCAGCGGCTGCATCTTCCTGAGGAGCAAGCCTCAGGCGAGCCTCGTGCGAGGCGGCATAATCGGCGGCgttagcagcagcaggccgtTCCTGCTCTCGTGTAACGCTTCGTCGTCTCCGTCTccttcgtcgccgccaccggcgccggcgcaggaggACTCCGACTGCAACGAGGTGGAGTGCGCTCCCGAGAAGGAG GTCGGGAGCCTGAGCGCCGAGTGGCTGGCGGAGGAGAGGACCAGGGTCGTCGGCACCTTCCCGCCCAAGAAGAGAGGCTGGACCGGCCTGATCGAGAAGGACACCGCCGGCCAGACCAACATCTACTCCGTCGAG CCGATGGTGTACGTGGCGGAGAGCGCCATCAgctccggcgcggcgggcaCGTCGGCGGAGGGGGCCGAGAACACGGCCGCCATCGCGGCGGGGCTCGTCCTCATCACCGTCGCCGCGGCATCCTCCATCCTCATCCAGGTCAGCAAGAACCAGCCGCAGGTGGCGGAGGTCGCCTACAACGGCCCCCCGCTAAGCTACTACGTCGCCAAGTTCcagccggcgcccgcgcccgcgccggccgagACCCTCGAGGCCCCCGCCCCTGCCGAGGCGGTCGAGGCTTCCGTGGCGGCACCGGAGGCAGAGCAGCTGTCCTCGTGA